One stretch of Elephas maximus indicus isolate mEleMax1 chromosome 22, mEleMax1 primary haplotype, whole genome shotgun sequence DNA includes these proteins:
- the TSSK1B gene encoding testis-specific serine/threonine-protein kinase 1: protein MDDAAVLKRRGYIMGINLGEGSYAKVKSAFSERLKFNVAVKIIDRKKAPTDFLEKFLPREIEILAMLNHRSIVKTYEIFETSDGKVYIIMELGVQGDLLEFIKTRGALHEDDARKKFRQLSSAIKYCHDLDVVHRDLKCENLLLDKDFNIKLSDFGFSKRCLRDDSGRLTLSKTFCGSAAYAAPEVLQGIPYQPKVYDIWSLGVILYIMVCGSMPYDDSNIKKMLRIQKEHRVNFPRSKHLTGECKDLIYRMLQPDVNRRLHIDEILSHCWVQPKARGLSSAAINKEGESSRSTESPWTPDPISDKKSPTKLEPREEAGPKTSPEEESVEVSRQSETLGFNGERVASEPEEGAPQPPQQPSETHSQ from the coding sequence ATGGATGACGCCGCCGTCCTCAAACGACGAGGCTATATCATGGGGATAAATTTGGGAGAGGGCTCATATGCAAAAGTCAAGTCTGCTTTCTCCGAGCGCCTGAAGTTCAATGTGGCGGTCAAGATCATCGACCGCAAGAAAGCCCCCACAGACTTCTTGGAGAAATTCCTTCCCCGGGAAATTGAGATTCTGGCCATGCTAAACCACCGCTCCATTGTCAAGACCTACGAGATCTTCGAGACTTCTGATGGCAAGGTCTACATCATCATGGAGCTCGGGGTCCAGGGCGACCTCCTTGAGTTCATCAAAACCCGGGGAGCCCTGCACGAGGATGATGCGCGCAAGAAGTTCCGCCAGCTCTCCTCAGCCATCAAATACTGCCATGACCTGGATGTTGTCCACCGAGACCTCAAGTGCGAGAACCTTCTCCTAGACAAGGACTTCAACATCAAGCTGTCTGACTTTGGCTTCTCCAAACGCTGCCTGCGGGACGACAGTGGCCGACTCACGTTGAGCAAGACCTTCTGTGGGTCCGCGGCATATGCAGCCCCCGAGGTGCTACAGGGCATCCCCTACCAGCCCAAGGTGTATGACATCTGGAGCCTGGGCGTGATCCTCTACATCATGGTCTGCGGCTCCATGCCCTACGACGACTCCAACATTAAGAAGATGCTGCGCATCCAGAAGGAGCACCGTGTCAACTTCCCCCGCTCCAAGCACCTGACAGGTGAGTGCAAGGACCTCATCTACCGAATGCTTCAGCCAGACGTCAACCGGAGGCTGCACATCGACGAGATCCTCAGCCATTGCTGGGTGCAGCCCAAGGCACGGGGCCTGTCCTCCGCGGCCATCAATAAGGAGGGGGAGAGTTCCCGGAGCACCGAGTCCCCATGGACCCCTGATCCCATTTCTGACAAAAAGTCTCCCACCAAGCTGGAGCCACGGGAAGAGGCTGGGCCCAAAACAAGTCCTGAGGAAGAGTCAGTGGAAGTGTCAAGGCAGTCGGAGACCCTGGGCTTCAATGGTGAGCGTGTGGCCAGTGAGCCTGAGGAGGGGGCTCCCCAGCCCCCACAGCAGCCTTCAGAGACGCACAGCCAGTAA